A stretch of Pseudomonadota bacterium DNA encodes these proteins:
- a CDS encoding trypsin-like peptidase domain-containing protein — protein MLFLPSNLYTKEDRIAEVVETASKAIVNIKTEEWSKGLGENKKSNTIKKFFLNEEEEEEVFENIGSGVVLDPKGIIVTNEHLISKAVNIRVKFINGKEYDAYVLGSDPEFDIALLKVTDRVDLPYLKITKQKSVRVGERAIVIGNPYGLSSSVTVGVVSALGRNLKIDNKVYVNLIQTDAAINPGNSGGALLDIDGNPLGIITAIYGEGKGIGFAIPIEDVMNMLSEFLESGVQRAIFGLFMEKKKDEKGSHLYVNGIIPGSPAERYGIRIGDKITELNKKKIKEGMKLHSLIRSVRLHDSIQLKIMRVSKASLVNVDIKDIEGYRPSPVDEGLCGFRAVDIRGYPKLKFKLRERDGIVVTKIYKGGLGEKCGLRTGDVIIKINNNAISNKKDFDSFMIEGLKRNYILYQVKRGEDIFFLPVKLDTLL, from the coding sequence ATGCTGTTTTTACCTTCCAACCTATATACAAAAGAAGACAGGATAGCAGAGGTTGTCGAAACAGCAAGCAAGGCAATTGTTAATATAAAAACAGAAGAGTGGTCAAAGGGTTTGGGTGAGAATAAGAAATCGAATACTATTAAAAAATTTTTTCTTAATGAGGAGGAGGAAGAAGAGGTCTTTGAAAATATAGGTTCAGGTGTTGTTTTGGATCCAAAAGGCATAATAGTTACTAACGAACATCTTATATCAAAAGCTGTAAATATAAGGGTGAAATTTATAAACGGCAAAGAATATGATGCGTATGTGCTTGGTAGCGATCCTGAGTTTGATATAGCACTTTTAAAGGTAACAGATAGAGTTGATCTTCCGTATTTAAAAATCACCAAACAAAAGAGCGTTAGGGTTGGCGAAAGGGCTATTGTTATTGGTAATCCGTATGGGTTGTCAAGTTCAGTAACTGTAGGGGTTGTAAGTGCCCTCGGAAGGAATTTGAAGATCGATAACAAGGTATATGTAAATCTCATTCAGACAGATGCAGCAATAAACCCCGGGAACAGTGGTGGTGCTCTTTTAGATATAGATGGGAATCCCTTGGGTATTATTACGGCTATATATGGGGAAGGTAAAGGCATAGGGTTTGCCATACCTATAGAAGACGTTATGAATATGCTCTCTGAGTTTCTCGAAAGCGGGGTACAGAGAGCGATCTTTGGTCTTTTTATGGAGAAGAAAAAGGATGAAAAGGGTTCTCATCTTTATGTGAATGGAATAATACCGGGAAGTCCTGCAGAAAGATATGGAATAAGGATTGGGGATAAGATTACAGAGTTAAATAAAAAAAAGATAAAAGAGGGCATGAAGTTACATAGCCTCATTAGAAGCGTTAGACTTCATGACTCAATCCAGCTCAAAATAATGAGGGTTTCAAAGGCATCTTTAGTTAATGTTGATATTAAGGATATTGAGGGGTATAGGCCATCACCGGTTGATGAAGGATTGTGTGGTTTTAGGGCGGTGGACATTAGAGGATACCCGAAGTTGAAGTTCAAGTTGAGAGAAAGGGATGGAATTGTGGTGACAAAGATTTATAAAGGGGGATTGGGCGAAAAATGTGGCCTACGGACTGGCGATGTGATTATTAAAATTAACAATAACGCAATTTCGAATAAAAAGGATTTTGATTCATTTATGATAGAGGGGTTAAAAAGGAATTATATTTTGTATCAGGTAAAAAGGGGTGAGGATATTTTCTTTTTACCTGTAAAACTTGATACATTGCTATAG
- a CDS encoding DUF1844 domain-containing protein, giving the protein MEEEKGFTVKDKRRIFKDEGDLGSGSEEKKDTAESGSKEEHVFTELTFSTFILSLSTSVLVNLGELPDPLTNEKKINLPLAKQTISIIEMLMEKTKGNLTQEEDRLISNMLYDLRMEYVSAAAK; this is encoded by the coding sequence ATGGAGGAAGAAAAAGGTTTTACTGTAAAGGATAAAAGAAGAATTTTTAAAGATGAAGGTGATCTGGGTTCAGGTAGTGAAGAAAAAAAGGATACAGCAGAAAGTGGTTCGAAAGAGGAACATGTTTTTACTGAGTTGACGTTTTCTACTTTTATACTCTCTTTATCCACGTCTGTGCTTGTTAATCTGGGGGAGCTTCCAGATCCGTTAACAAACGAGAAGAAAATAAATCTCCCCCTTGCAAAACAGACAATCAGTATTATCGAGATGTTGATGGAAAAGACTAAAGGTAACCTTACACAGGAAGAGGATAGATTGATAAGCAATATGCTTTATGACTTAAGAATGGAATATGTCAGTGCTGCGGCAAAGTAA
- a CDS encoding TIGR04076 family protein → MVKKKEPRVGFKVEGEILAVKGTCSWGHRVGEKFDLSGHDTAGLCGFFYHDIFPYIIMFQFGGGFPQEWGGPDVVELECMDRTNAVKIRLCRIKK, encoded by the coding sequence ATGGTAAAAAAGAAAGAACCGAGGGTTGGATTTAAGGTTGAAGGGGAGATACTTGCTGTAAAGGGAACATGTAGCTGGGGTCACAGGGTGGGAGAGAAGTTTGACCTGAGCGGGCATGATACAGCTGGTCTCTGTGGCTTTTTCTATCATGACATATTCCCGTATATAATTATGTTTCAATTTGGAGGAGGTTTCCCTCAGGAGTGGGGTGGTCCTGATGTCGTTGAGCTTGAATGTATGGATAGGACAAATGCGGTTAAGATAAGACTTTGCCGTATCAAGAAATAG
- a CDS encoding 50S ribosome-binding GTPase — MPANLPPQYYEEEKRLRQSKTIDEKISIIEKMLAIIPHHKGTDKLIGSLRAKVAKLKEEKERRPQTQKKIDLLFNVKKDGAGQVLFIGFPNSGKSSIISALSGEPLEVGNYPYTTRTLQTRMMRYEDIWIQLVDTTAIGDENTGIWFGNMLKKADVVLIVLALSNALETEYELVIEEIKGYLPDIEKNNESLITVINKLDLTNYTRYLEDFEKKIGKDRKIIPVSAKNDVNLHQLKELIYSSLGVIRLYSKLPGKKPDFEVPFVMKKGSNVLEFAEKIHKDFLAKLKYAKLWRKEKYNGMMISKDFLLEDKDIIELHI, encoded by the coding sequence ATGCCAGCTAATCTACCACCACAATATTACGAGGAAGAGAAAAGGTTACGACAGTCAAAAACAATAGATGAGAAGATCAGTATTATTGAAAAGATGTTGGCCATCATACCTCATCATAAAGGAACGGACAAGCTCATCGGTTCACTCCGTGCAAAGGTTGCAAAATTAAAAGAAGAAAAAGAGAGAAGACCACAAACTCAGAAAAAAATAGACCTGCTCTTCAACGTAAAAAAGGATGGTGCAGGACAGGTGTTATTTATAGGATTTCCTAACTCTGGGAAATCATCAATTATCTCTGCCCTTTCCGGTGAACCCCTTGAAGTGGGCAATTATCCTTATACCACAAGGACCCTCCAAACACGGATGATGAGATACGAAGACATATGGATACAGCTTGTTGATACTACCGCAATAGGTGATGAAAATACCGGTATATGGTTTGGAAATATGCTAAAGAAAGCAGATGTAGTCCTGATTGTGCTTGCGCTATCCAATGCCTTAGAAACCGAATATGAGCTTGTTATAGAGGAGATTAAAGGGTATCTACCAGATATAGAAAAAAACAATGAATCGCTCATAACAGTAATTAACAAACTTGACCTTACAAACTATACAAGATACCTTGAAGACTTTGAAAAAAAGATCGGTAAGGATAGAAAAATAATCCCTGTCTCTGCAAAAAATGATGTAAACCTGCATCAACTAAAAGAACTGATATACAGTTCCCTCGGTGTAATAAGGTTGTACTCAAAATTGCCAGGTAAAAAACCAGATTTTGAAGTTCCCTTTGTCATGAAAAAGGGGAGTAATGTTTTAGAGTTTGCCGAGAAGATTCATAAAGACTTTCTTGCAAAACTTAAATACGCAAAGCTTTGGAGAAAGGAAAAATATAACGGGATGATGATAAGTAAAGACTTTTTACTTGAAGACAAAGATATAATAGAATTACATATATGA